Proteins encoded in a region of the Mycolicibacterium neoaurum genome:
- a CDS encoding MFS transporter, translating to MHLRELRTADHTNGARASAIIATAVSCVAAFKGLNESVTPPALPILQNEFHVPSSTISWVLTGVLLTGTIATPIVSRLGEVWDKRRALLGVLAIVAAGTLISALSISIEMLIAGQLLQGIGLSTAPLAIGIIRDTQGEARTKHANGLMVGAIFGSTAAGTMIAGPIADHLSYRWLFWVPFLALLGCMTAVWLLVPPTPRTGRDRARVDLAGGALLALGLAAVLLALTFAPAWGWLSSGFFLLLGAGVVTLFLFVLVELAVDEPLVDLRLMRSFTVVAASGLMFLAGYCINAILFCVPMQMQLPASTGYGLGASATVTALLLVSAMLIGLTAPFISALDRAIGSRIPSAIGPVAIIAGALVMLMLGQSGSITVIFIATLAVNFGLSVAMTQSLNLVINGVPAEKVTQFNGLNFAIQAVAGTVGAQVSGAVLTVEPDAVPSWNAFGISWAASGTLAIAVLALVLAVRTPKTPERRPDLR from the coding sequence ATGCATCTACGTGAACTGCGCACCGCGGACCATACGAACGGAGCACGGGCAAGCGCAATCATCGCGACGGCGGTTTCGTGCGTCGCGGCATTCAAGGGCCTCAACGAATCGGTGACACCACCGGCACTGCCCATCTTGCAGAACGAATTCCACGTGCCCAGTTCGACGATCTCTTGGGTCCTCACCGGCGTACTGCTGACCGGAACCATCGCGACACCGATCGTGAGCCGGCTCGGCGAAGTGTGGGACAAGCGCAGGGCATTGTTGGGCGTATTGGCGATCGTCGCCGCGGGTACGCTGATATCGGCGCTGTCGATATCCATCGAGATGTTGATCGCGGGCCAGCTTCTCCAGGGCATCGGGCTGAGCACCGCCCCACTGGCCATCGGCATCATTCGGGACACGCAAGGTGAAGCCAGGACCAAGCATGCCAACGGGTTGATGGTCGGCGCCATCTTCGGCAGCACCGCGGCCGGAACCATGATTGCCGGTCCGATCGCCGATCACCTCTCATATCGCTGGTTGTTCTGGGTGCCGTTCCTTGCCTTGCTGGGGTGCATGACCGCCGTCTGGCTCCTGGTCCCTCCTACACCGCGGACCGGCCGCGACCGGGCGCGGGTGGACCTGGCAGGCGGCGCGCTGCTGGCCTTGGGCCTCGCGGCTGTCTTGCTCGCGTTGACATTCGCACCCGCGTGGGGCTGGTTGTCATCCGGATTCTTCCTCCTGCTCGGCGCCGGGGTTGTCACACTCTTTCTCTTTGTCCTCGTCGAACTGGCCGTTGACGAACCACTCGTCGATCTCCGGTTGATGCGCAGTTTCACCGTGGTGGCCGCATCGGGGCTGATGTTCTTGGCCGGCTACTGCATCAACGCGATTCTGTTCTGTGTTCCCATGCAGATGCAGTTGCCCGCATCGACCGGCTACGGGCTCGGTGCCTCGGCAACGGTGACCGCTCTGCTGCTGGTGTCGGCGATGCTGATAGGCCTCACCGCCCCGTTCATTTCCGCCCTGGACAGAGCCATCGGTTCCCGAATCCCGTCGGCGATCGGTCCGGTCGCGATCATCGCAGGCGCACTGGTGATGCTCATGCTGGGACAAAGCGGCAGCATCACGGTCATCTTCATCGCCACCTTGGCCGTGAACTTCGGGCTGAGCGTCGCGATGACCCAATCCCTGAACCTTGTCATCAATGGCGTCCCAGCCGAAAAAGTCACGCAATTCAACGGATTGAACTTCGCGATTCAAGCCGTTGCGGGGACCGTCGGCGCCCAGGTATCCGGTGCTGTACTCACCGTGGAACCGGATGCGGTGCCGAGTTGGAACGCATTCGGTATATCGTGGGCCGCATCGGGCACACTGGCGATCGCGGTCCTGGCCCTTGTCCTGGCGGTACGCACGCCGAAGACTCCCGAGCGCCGTCCCGACCTCCGGTAG
- a CDS encoding TetR/AcrR family transcriptional regulator: protein MTSEKVAAEATATDSPRREKLLAVAAELFLHNGYDSVTVDMICAKAGISGPALYRHFQNKQALLIAVVEKDLKSLHRFARATVESQPDPATALAIMVEHHILSVIDAPPTPLIFHKNEHAFPEADRRRIRREMNLYAEEWISTVSPLRPDLSEPQVRLLTQSVFSMLNAVSTLNKGLDHGAIVSTMSYAAIQALTAIP from the coding sequence ATGACATCTGAGAAGGTGGCAGCCGAAGCCACCGCGACCGATTCGCCGCGGCGGGAGAAGCTGCTTGCGGTTGCCGCAGAATTGTTTCTGCACAACGGCTACGACTCGGTCACCGTGGACATGATCTGCGCGAAGGCCGGCATTTCCGGCCCCGCGCTCTATCGGCATTTTCAGAACAAGCAGGCGCTGCTCATCGCGGTGGTGGAAAAGGACCTGAAATCGCTTCATCGGTTTGCGCGCGCGACGGTGGAGTCCCAGCCTGATCCGGCGACGGCCCTGGCGATCATGGTCGAGCATCACATCTTGTCCGTCATCGACGCGCCGCCGACCCCGTTGATCTTCCACAAGAACGAACACGCGTTTCCCGAGGCGGATCGCCGCCGGATCCGCCGTGAGATGAATCTCTATGCCGAGGAGTGGATCTCGACGGTTTCCCCACTGCGGCCGGACCTGTCCGAACCACAGGTTCGCCTGCTCACCCAGTCCGTGTTCTCCATGCTCAATGCGGTGTCCACCCTGAACAAGGGTCTCGACCACGGGGCCATCGTGTCGACGATGTCCTACGCGGCGATTCAGGCGCTCACCGCAATTCCGTAG